A genomic window from Lentibacter algarum includes:
- a CDS encoding threonine/serine dehydratase yields MSWKAQIGAAATRIAPYVQRTPVMITQSFGLSYSIEMKLEQLQHTGTFKARGAFNTLLSGPVPQAGIVAASGGNHGAAVAFAAQKLGHSAHIFVPEMAGPSKIALIERTGAQLTVVKGEYANAADAAAEYEAASGAMQIHAYDAPATVAGQGTCLAEWDEQGLQADTVLIAVGGGGLIGGALGWLAGARKVVAVEPVTSCALNAALAKGMPCDVQVSGVAANALGARKIGQICYDLATEHSCESVLVTDEAITAAQKALWQERRLLVEPAGAAALAALMSGAYTPAKDERVAVLLCGANIAPDPLA; encoded by the coding sequence ATGTCATGGAAAGCCCAAATCGGCGCTGCCGCCACGCGCATCGCGCCTTATGTTCAGCGCACGCCTGTCATGATCACCCAAAGTTTTGGTCTTTCATACAGCATCGAAATGAAGCTCGAACAGCTCCAGCACACAGGCACATTCAAAGCACGCGGTGCATTTAATACCCTTCTGTCTGGCCCCGTTCCACAAGCGGGCATCGTCGCAGCATCTGGTGGCAATCACGGCGCAGCCGTGGCTTTCGCCGCACAAAAGCTTGGGCACAGCGCACATATCTTCGTGCCAGAAATGGCAGGGCCGTCAAAAATCGCGCTCATCGAGCGAACTGGCGCGCAGCTCACTGTGGTCAAGGGTGAATATGCCAACGCCGCAGATGCTGCAGCCGAGTATGAGGCCGCATCGGGTGCAATGCAAATTCACGCTTATGATGCTCCTGCGACTGTCGCAGGCCAAGGCACCTGCCTCGCCGAGTGGGACGAGCAAGGTCTTCAAGCTGACACGGTGCTCATAGCTGTCGGCGGCGGCGGCTTGATCGGCGGAGCGCTTGGCTGGCTTGCAGGCGCGCGCAAAGTAGTGGCGGTCGAGCCTGTCACCTCTTGTGCCCTGAATGCGGCGCTGGCCAAGGGCATGCCCTGTGATGTGCAGGTCTCGGGCGTCGCCGCCAACGCACTCGGCGCGCGAAAAATTGGCCAAATCTGCTATGATCTCGCAACCGAGCACAGCTGCGAAAGCGTGCTTGTCACTGATGAGGCCATCACCGCCGCGCAAAAAGCTCTCTGGCAAGAGCGCCGCCTGCTGGTCGAGCCCGCAGGCGCAGCCGCCCTCGCTGCGCTCATGAGCGGCGCCTATACGCCCGCCAAAGACGAGCGAGTCGCAGTGCTGCTCTGTGGCGCAAACATCGCCCCCGACCCTCTCGCCTAA
- a CDS encoding TIGR00730 family Rossman fold protein: protein MNEERMSPFRDAHTDRDTAEQIPDTPQTRAPAYRLAFADEDFMCRDELRPVRLQLELLKPEMILNEKGIESTIVLFGGARIPEPDKKGAARTKTLADLSRFYDEARTFARLMTAKSMESYGRENVIVTGGGPGVMEAGNRGAVDAGGHSIGLNIVLPHEQAPNEYVTPGLCFNFHYFAIRKMHFLMRANAVCVFPGGFGTLDEMFESLTLIQTGRMKRIPFLLFGRDFWQSIVNWDALAEAGTISPEDLDLFRFVDTAEEAMKIIENWAPASAREDIPGR, encoded by the coding sequence ATGAATGAAGAGCGCATGAGCCCGTTTCGGGACGCCCACACAGACCGAGACACAGCCGAACAGATTCCCGACACGCCACAGACCCGCGCGCCAGCATATAGGCTGGCCTTTGCGGATGAGGATTTTATGTGTCGTGACGAGCTGCGCCCTGTGCGGCTGCAGCTTGAACTTCTCAAACCAGAGATGATCTTGAATGAGAAGGGCATTGAAAGCACAATCGTTTTGTTCGGTGGTGCGCGGATTCCTGAGCCAGACAAGAAGGGCGCGGCACGAACCAAAACGCTTGCGGACCTCAGCCGCTTTTATGACGAGGCGCGCACATTTGCGCGGCTGATGACGGCAAAGTCGATGGAAAGCTACGGGCGCGAAAATGTGATCGTGACGGGGGGTGGCCCGGGGGTTATGGAAGCGGGGAACCGTGGTGCCGTGGACGCTGGAGGCCACTCTATCGGGCTCAATATCGTGCTGCCGCATGAACAAGCGCCGAATGAATATGTCACGCCAGGGCTTTGCTTTAACTTCCATTATTTTGCCATTCGCAAGATGCATTTCCTGATGCGTGCTAATGCGGTTTGTGTGTTTCCAGGGGGCTTTGGTACGCTCGATGAGATGTTTGAAAGCCTCACGCTTATTCAGACAGGTCGGATGAAGCGAATTCCGTTTCTGCTCTTTGGGCGCGATTTCTGGCAGAGCATCGTAAACTGGGACGCGCTTGCAGAGGCGGGGACGATCTCGCCAGAGGATTTGGATCTGTTCCGATTTGTGGATACGGCAGAAGAGGCTATGAAAATCATCGAAAATTGGGCGCCTGCGAGTGCTCGCGAGGATATTCCAGGCCGCTAA
- a CDS encoding 6,7-dimethyl-8-ribityllumazine synthase yields MTPQQTVPRYAFIKAGWHADIVNRAYDGFTQIIPPERVDVFDVPGAFEMPLMARDLATTGRYVAIAAAALVVDGGIYRHDFVAQAVVDGLMRVGLDTGVPILSVSLTPHQFQDTDHHIAIYAEHFVQKGREAAQAALMISKTRESLTA; encoded by the coding sequence ATGACACCTCAACAGACAGTGCCCCGCTACGCCTTTATCAAGGCAGGCTGGCACGCAGATATAGTGAATCGCGCATATGATGGTTTCACACAGATCATCCCGCCAGAGCGCGTTGATGTCTTTGATGTTCCAGGCGCGTTCGAAATGCCGCTCATGGCACGCGACCTCGCCACCACGGGCCGCTACGTCGCGATCGCCGCTGCGGCGCTTGTCGTCGACGGCGGAATTTACCGCCACGATTTCGTTGCGCAGGCTGTCGTTGATGGTCTTATGCGTGTAGGCCTTGACACGGGCGTGCCCATTCTCAGCGTTTCACTCACGCCGCATCAGTTTCAAGACACCGATCACCATATCGCAATTTATGCCGAACATTTTGTGCAAAAAGGCCGCGAAGCCGCTCAGGCCGCACTTATGATCAGCAAGACCCGCGAAAGCCTCACGGCTTAA
- a CDS encoding asparaginase yields MNAPVSMAEIWRGPFLESIHMGHAVVCGEGGEIIESWGDPSAIVLPRSSSKMLQAMPLVESGAADAFGLTGEQLALSCASHQGAPMHTDRVQSWLKNLGLSDDDLNCGPQTPRDEADLILMHKTDSSPCRYHNNCSGKHAGFLTLSQHLGSKDPIYVDPSHAVQKACLAAFEELTEETSPGYGIDGCSAPNYAASLHGIARAMAFFASATDGGNTRQKAAARLRDAMRTYPELVAGNGRACTELMHAMDGRVTLKTGAEAFFIAIVPEKKIGVALKIVDGSTRGAECAIAAILVRLGVLDPNHPATLKRLHAPILNFAGQHTGEIRAGLAFQ; encoded by the coding sequence ATGAACGCACCTGTATCAATGGCCGAAATCTGGCGTGGACCTTTCTTGGAAAGCATCCACATGGGCCACGCTGTCGTTTGCGGCGAAGGCGGCGAGATCATTGAAAGCTGGGGCGACCCCTCCGCTATCGTGCTGCCGCGCTCCTCCTCCAAAATGCTGCAAGCCATGCCGCTTGTTGAAAGCGGCGCCGCCGATGCCTTTGGCCTCACAGGCGAACAGCTCGCGCTCTCCTGCGCGTCCCACCAAGGCGCCCCCATGCACACAGACCGCGTCCAAAGCTGGCTCAAAAACCTAGGCCTTTCCGATGACGATCTCAACTGTGGTCCACAAACGCCCCGTGACGAGGCCGACCTCATATTGATGCACAAAACCGATAGCTCGCCCTGCCGCTATCACAATAACTGCTCGGGAAAACACGCAGGCTTTCTCACCCTCAGCCAACATCTTGGCAGCAAAGACCCGATCTATGTTGACCCGTCCCATGCTGTGCAAAAAGCCTGCCTCGCAGCCTTCGAAGAGCTTACCGAAGAAACAAGCCCTGGATATGGCATAGATGGCTGCTCCGCGCCCAACTACGCTGCCAGTCTTCACGGCATCGCCCGTGCCATGGCCTTTTTCGCCAGCGCAACAGATGGTGGCAACACCCGCCAAAAAGCCGCCGCCCGCCTCCGCGACGCGATGCGCACCTACCCAGAACTGGTCGCAGGCAATGGTCGCGCCTGCACAGAACTCATGCATGCGATGGATGGCCGCGTAACTCTCAAAACGGGCGCAGAAGCTTTCTTCATCGCGATTGTTCCCGAAAAGAAAATCGGCGTCGCACTCAAGATCGTTGACGGCTCCACACGCGGCGCAGAATGCGCCATCGCGGCCATACTCGTGCGCTTAGGTGTACTAGATCCAAATCACCCAGCGACATTGAAGCGCCTGCACGCCCCGATCCTCAACTTCGCAGGACAACACACTGGTGAGATCAGGGCAGGCTTGGCGTTTCAATAA
- a CDS encoding invasion associated locus B family protein, which produces MACAACFFAGTTGVYAQETSTNQVATKTAWAVFEDANPKECWAVSSPKETVNSKDGRVVAVRRGDILLMTFFRPAANVTGQLAFTGGYPFAPGSTVNLAIDGASFELFTDGEWAWAASAADDAKIVTALKRGTNAILSARSGRGTLTKDTFSLSGFTAAVEDAEKRCN; this is translated from the coding sequence ATGGCTTGTGCCGCATGTTTTTTTGCAGGGACAACAGGCGTTTATGCTCAAGAGACAAGCACCAATCAGGTCGCAACCAAAACGGCTTGGGCTGTGTTTGAAGATGCGAACCCTAAAGAGTGCTGGGCGGTCAGTTCTCCCAAGGAGACGGTAAATTCAAAAGACGGGCGTGTGGTTGCTGTGCGCCGTGGCGATATCCTTTTGATGACGTTTTTCCGCCCTGCGGCCAATGTGACGGGTCAGCTGGCCTTTACAGGCGGGTATCCCTTTGCGCCTGGTTCGACTGTGAACCTTGCGATTGATGGCGCGAGCTTTGAGCTATTCACCGACGGGGAATGGGCTTGGGCCGCGTCTGCAGCGGATGATGCTAAGATTGTCACGGCACTGAAGCGTGGAACAAACGCGATTTTGTCGGCTCGTTCGGGGCGTGGCACATTGACCAAAGACACGTTCTCGCTGTCAGGCTTTACCGCCGCTGTGGAAGATGCGGAAAAGCGCTGCAACTAA
- a CDS encoding glycerate kinase, with product MDTRAQNLLTSLFEAAIKAADPLEALVSHLPAPPKGRTVVIGAGKGAAQMAAALEQLWDAPLTGTVVTRYGFGAATQHIKVLEASHPVPDAAGLAATEALIAELTNLTTDDLVIALVCGGGSSLLAAPADGLTLEDEQALNQTLLASGAPIGAMNAIRKMFSRVKGGRLIANTAAPVVSLIVSDVPGDDPAQVASGPTVPCASGRKEALAAVARYNIALPPRLAAYLATAPAPPKPTDRAFLKNEVHVIASAARSLAAAADIAKAEGWPVDILGDDLQGEARILGTEHAALALAAKGPRLILSGGETTVTLQGKGGHGGRNTEYLLALALAIKGAAHINALAADTDGIDGSEDNAGAFATGQTAAAMRNAGIDPAAALAANDAYTAFAAADALFVTGPTGTNVNDFRAILIGWP from the coding sequence ATGGATACACGCGCACAAAATCTGCTGACCTCCCTCTTCGAGGCCGCCATCAAGGCGGCTGATCCGCTTGAGGCTCTCGTCTCTCACCTACCAGCGCCGCCCAAGGGCCGCACAGTGGTGATTGGGGCAGGCAAAGGGGCTGCCCAAATGGCGGCTGCACTGGAACAGCTCTGGGACGCCCCGCTGACAGGAACAGTTGTGACCCGCTATGGCTTTGGTGCTGCAACCCAACATATAAAAGTACTCGAGGCCTCACACCCCGTACCCGACGCAGCAGGCCTCGCAGCAACAGAGGCGCTCATCGCCGAACTCACGAACCTCACCACCGACGATCTCGTTATTGCCCTTGTCTGCGGCGGCGGCTCTTCCCTGCTCGCCGCGCCCGCTGATGGTCTCACACTGGAGGACGAACAAGCGCTGAATCAGACGCTTCTCGCCTCTGGCGCACCCATCGGCGCCATGAACGCGATCCGCAAAATGTTCAGCCGTGTCAAAGGCGGTCGGCTCATCGCCAATACAGCTGCGCCTGTCGTCTCGCTCATCGTCTCAGATGTGCCTGGCGATGATCCTGCCCAAGTTGCCTCAGGCCCCACAGTCCCATGCGCCTCAGGCCGCAAAGAAGCTCTCGCCGCCGTAGCACGCTACAACATTGCACTGCCGCCAAGGCTCGCCGCCTACCTCGCCACAGCCCCCGCACCGCCCAAACCCACGGACAGAGCTTTCCTCAAAAACGAAGTCCACGTGATCGCCTCTGCCGCTCGGTCCCTCGCTGCCGCCGCAGATATTGCAAAAGCTGAGGGCTGGCCCGTCGATATCCTCGGAGACGATCTGCAAGGCGAGGCCCGTATCCTCGGCACGGAGCACGCCGCATTGGCCCTCGCCGCAAAAGGCCCCCGCCTCATCCTCTCTGGCGGCGAAACAACCGTGACCCTTCAAGGCAAAGGCGGCCACGGCGGGCGCAACACCGAATATCTCCTCGCACTCGCCCTTGCCATTAAAGGCGCAGCGCACATCAACGCTCTGGCCGCCGACACCGACGGCATAGACGGCTCCGAAGATAACGCAGGCGCCTTCGCCACAGGCCAGACAGCCGCCGCAATGCGCAACGCAGGGATCGACCCCGCCGCCGCTCTCGCCGCCAATGACGCCTATACAGCCTTCGCCGCCGCCGATGCGCTCTTCGTCACCGGCCCCACAGGGACCAACGTCAACGACTTCCGCGCAATACTTATAGGCTGGCCCTAA
- a CDS encoding ABC transporter permease subunit: MIILLLYTSIFIAGFFLVRFGVKRLMQTRADFTSLKTVTFGDESAVRPDRWASVISVVTIFLLWGAFTGSKWAPIHAPAPFIGDTELTYTLEAPDGSTDDATITLRVHKFGEDPAAPEVELGTGFAKNDAEIVSAGRTKTVLFDKNDDAKRRDGAKVVAIDGQPITIGQSVSFAEGSVSLTDKGAIQITPSGGMQMEPIWLPPPEKVVSRFMEISTEGYQGFNLWEHLGYSLFRVVVGFLLGAIVGIPLGYAMGLSNWFRGWFDPIVEFMRPVPPLALIPLVIIWAGIGEVGKIILLFLAALWIMAIAARAGVSGVNITKVHAAYSLGASKFQLMRHVIVPNSLPEIFTGARVAMGVCWGTVVAAELVAAEKGAGMMIMVASRFQLTDIVIMGIILIGIIGYGIDILMRIAEKTLVPWKGRS, encoded by the coding sequence ATGATTATTCTCCTCCTCTATACTTCAATTTTCATCGCTGGCTTCTTCCTCGTCCGCTTCGGCGTCAAGCGTTTGATGCAAACTCGCGCTGACTTCACATCGCTCAAAACAGTGACCTTTGGCGACGAAAGTGCTGTGCGTCCTGATCGCTGGGCCAGCGTCATTTCAGTGGTCACAATCTTTCTGCTCTGGGGCGCTTTCACAGGGTCCAAATGGGCCCCGATCCACGCCCCTGCGCCCTTCATTGGCGACACTGAGCTGACCTATACACTTGAAGCGCCCGATGGCAGCACAGACGACGCAACGATCACATTACGCGTCCACAAGTTTGGTGAAGACCCTGCCGCACCAGAAGTGGAATTAGGAACTGGTTTTGCCAAGAACGATGCAGAGATTGTCTCAGCTGGGCGCACAAAAACAGTTCTCTTTGACAAGAACGATGACGCCAAACGCCGCGATGGTGCAAAGGTTGTTGCCATCGACGGCCAGCCCATCACAATTGGCCAGAGCGTTTCCTTTGCCGAAGGCAGCGTCTCACTCACAGACAAAGGCGCAATCCAGATCACCCCGTCAGGTGGCATGCAAATGGAGCCAATCTGGCTTCCACCCCCCGAAAAAGTCGTCTCGCGTTTCATGGAAATCTCAACAGAAGGCTACCAAGGCTTCAACCTTTGGGAACACTTGGGCTATTCGCTTTTCCGTGTTGTCGTGGGCTTCCTGCTCGGCGCAATTGTAGGCATTCCTCTGGGCTACGCTATGGGTCTGTCCAACTGGTTCCGCGGTTGGTTTGATCCGATTGTCGAGTTCATGCGCCCCGTGCCTCCGCTCGCACTCATTCCACTGGTCATCATCTGGGCAGGCATCGGAGAGGTCGGCAAAATCATTCTGCTCTTCCTTGCAGCGCTCTGGATCATGGCCATCGCAGCACGCGCAGGTGTGTCAGGCGTCAATATCACCAAGGTGCATGCTGCCTACTCCCTTGGCGCGTCCAAGTTCCAGCTCATGCGCCATGTCATCGTCCCCAACAGCTTGCCCGAAATCTTCACAGGTGCGCGGGTCGCAATGGGCGTCTGCTGGGGCACAGTGGTCGCTGCAGAACTTGTCGCCGCGGAGAAAGGCGCAGGTATGATGATTATGGTCGCATCGCGTTTCCAGCTAACCGATATCGTGATCATGGGGATCATCCTGATCGGGATCATCGGCTATGGTATCGATATCCTCATGCGTATCGCAGAGAAGACACTCGTGCCATGGAAAGGCCGTTCCTAA
- a CDS encoding ABC transporter ATP-binding protein — translation MSTLSIDKISMRFDLPNGSHVQALKDISLEIKTGELMSVLGPSGCGKTTLLNIVAGFLAPTQGTMTLNNHLITGPDAERGMVFQQGALFEWMSVRENVSFGPRMKGQREAEWRDNVDHLLDIVGLRDFKEKSVFELSGGMQQRVALARCLANDPDVILMDEPLGALDALTREKMQGLVLKLWKETGKTIILITHSVEEALLLGERLLVLAPRPGRIHREYRLPFADMGVGQDLREVKKHPEFGEKREEILSMIWDMEEEIMGNAAEASA, via the coding sequence ATGTCCACTCTCTCCATCGATAAAATCTCCATGCGCTTTGACTTGCCTAACGGCAGCCATGTTCAAGCACTCAAAGACATTTCCCTCGAAATCAAAACAGGCGAACTGATGAGCGTCCTTGGCCCCTCTGGCTGTGGCAAGACAACGCTTCTCAACATCGTCGCCGGATTTCTTGCCCCGACACAAGGCACGATGACCCTCAACAATCACCTGATCACAGGCCCCGATGCCGAGCGCGGCATGGTCTTTCAGCAAGGTGCGCTGTTTGAGTGGATGTCCGTGCGCGAAAACGTAAGCTTCGGCCCCCGTATGAAAGGCCAACGCGAAGCGGAATGGCGCGATAACGTTGACCATTTGCTAGATATTGTTGGCCTGCGCGACTTTAAAGAAAAGTCCGTGTTCGAACTTTCAGGCGGGATGCAGCAGCGTGTCGCCCTCGCCCGCTGTCTCGCAAATGATCCCGATGTGATCCTTATGGATGAACCCTTGGGCGCACTCGACGCTCTGACGCGCGAAAAGATGCAAGGACTTGTCCTCAAACTCTGGAAAGAAACTGGCAAAACCATCATCCTAATCACCCACTCGGTCGAAGAAGCACTGCTTCTAGGCGAGCGCCTGCTTGTCCTCGCGCCACGCCCCGGGCGCATTCACCGTGAATACCGCCTTCCATTCGCCGATATGGGCGTTGGCCAAGACCTGCGCGAAGTCAAAAAGCACCCTGAATTTGGTGAAAAACGCGAAGAAATCCTAAGCATGATCTGGGATATGGAAGAAGAGATCATGGGTAACGCCGCGGAGGCAAGCGCATGA
- a CDS encoding ABC transporter substrate-binding protein has product MKLKSTLMSAVAAAAMLAGSQAAALDEITVAYFQEWPMPFQHHKVMGAYDEAMGVKVNWRAFGSGTEMSAAMASGDVHLSVSQGVPPFVVATSGGQDLQILDVAVSYADNDNCVVAEALEIDKTNAAELAGKKVAVPLGTAAHYGFLKQMSHFGVDVGSMEVVNMNPPEGSAAIAQGAVDMFCGWGGSLRRALEHGNVLLTGDEKTDLGILVFDVTSASASFVAENSDLVAKFLKVTADANTMWADEANHAAMLPAIAKDAGMDEQATMETIATFKFPTVEEQLSSAWLGGNAATFMKGVADVFLEAGSIDAALDTYENAVNTGPLAAAGGM; this is encoded by the coding sequence ATGAAACTTAAATCAACCCTTATGTCAGCCGTGGCCGCAGCCGCGATGCTCGCAGGCAGCCAAGCCGCCGCGCTTGACGAAATCACAGTCGCATACTTCCAAGAATGGCCAATGCCGTTCCAGCATCACAAGGTGATGGGCGCTTATGACGAAGCCATGGGCGTAAAGGTCAACTGGCGTGCCTTCGGTTCAGGAACAGAAATGAGCGCAGCCATGGCCTCAGGCGATGTGCACCTCTCTGTCAGCCAAGGCGTTCCACCCTTCGTTGTCGCAACATCAGGCGGGCAAGATCTCCAGATCCTCGACGTAGCCGTCAGCTATGCCGACAACGACAACTGCGTCGTTGCCGAAGCGCTCGAAATCGACAAGACAAACGCCGCCGAACTGGCAGGCAAGAAAGTTGCTGTGCCGCTCGGAACAGCCGCACACTACGGCTTCCTCAAGCAAATGAGCCACTTCGGCGTTGATGTCGGCTCCATGGAAGTCGTCAACATGAACCCCCCTGAAGGCTCCGCAGCCATCGCTCAAGGCGCGGTTGATATGTTCTGTGGCTGGGGCGGCTCTCTGCGCCGCGCGCTTGAGCACGGCAATGTGCTGCTCACGGGTGACGAAAAAACCGATCTCGGCATTCTTGTATTCGATGTTACATCAGCGTCAGCAAGTTTTGTCGCCGAGAACAGCGACCTTGTCGCCAAGTTCCTCAAGGTCACAGCCGATGCAAACACAATGTGGGCCGATGAAGCCAACCACGCGGCCATGCTTCCAGCTATCGCAAAAGACGCGGGCATGGACGAACAAGCCACAATGGAAACCATCGCAACATTCAAGTTTCCAACAGTGGAAGAGCAGCTCAGCAGCGCATGGCTCGGCGGCAACGCCGCAACGTTCATGAAGGGCGTCGCCGATGTCTTCCTTGAAGCCGGAAGCATTGACGCCGCACTCGACACTTATGAGAACGCCGTCAATACAGGCCCCCTCGCGGCTGCAGGCGGTATGTAA
- a CDS encoding aminotransferase class III-fold pyridoxal phosphate-dependent enzyme yields the protein MDGNLSANDISHIVDADRAHVWHHLTQHKPFETGEPRIIIEGKGMRVWDQKGKEYLDAVSGGVWTVNVGYGRESIANAVRDQLIKLPYFAGSAGSVPGALFAEKLISKMPGMSRVYQTNSGSEANEKAFKMVRQISHKRYGGKKYKILYRERDYHGSTLATMSAGGQDERNAQYGPFAPGFVRVPHCMEYRAQWDLTGEAYAAASVKAIEEVILAEGADTIGALCLEPVTAGGGVIPAPEGYWPLIGELCRKYDILLHIDEVVCGVGRTGTEWFGYQHYGVEPDFVTMAKGVASGYAAIACCVTNERVFEMFKDDTTDPLNYFRDISTFGGCTAGPAAALECFRIIEDENLLENTTKMGARMVANLWELAEHHKVIGDVRGLGLFCGAELVSDRATKEPMDEKLVAQVVAECGAMGVIIGATNRSIPGFNNTLCFSPALISTEDDIDQICETVGKALGKVFG from the coding sequence ATGGACGGCAATCTTTCTGCAAATGACATCAGCCATATTGTTGACGCGGATCGCGCACACGTCTGGCACCATCTGACTCAGCATAAGCCGTTTGAGACGGGTGAGCCGCGTATCATCATAGAAGGCAAGGGGATGCGCGTCTGGGACCAGAAGGGCAAAGAGTATCTTGATGCCGTGTCTGGTGGGGTCTGGACAGTCAATGTTGGTTACGGGCGTGAGAGTATCGCCAACGCTGTGCGCGACCAGCTTATAAAGCTGCCCTATTTTGCGGGATCTGCGGGCTCTGTTCCTGGTGCTTTGTTTGCTGAAAAACTGATCAGCAAGATGCCTGGGATGAGCCGCGTCTATCAGACGAATTCGGGGTCTGAGGCCAATGAGAAGGCCTTTAAGATGGTGCGCCAAATCAGCCACAAGCGGTATGGGGGCAAGAAATATAAAATCCTTTATCGTGAGCGCGACTATCATGGCTCAACTTTGGCCACGATGTCTGCGGGCGGACAAGACGAGCGCAATGCACAATACGGACCATTTGCGCCTGGATTTGTAAGGGTTCCTCATTGCATGGAATATCGTGCGCAGTGGGATCTGACGGGTGAAGCTTATGCAGCGGCGTCTGTTAAAGCGATTGAAGAAGTTATTCTCGCTGAGGGTGCGGATACCATCGGCGCGCTTTGCCTTGAGCCTGTGACCGCGGGCGGCGGCGTTATTCCTGCGCCTGAAGGCTACTGGCCACTGATTGGTGAACTTTGCCGTAAGTATGATATCTTGCTGCACATCGATGAAGTTGTCTGCGGGGTGGGCCGCACGGGGACAGAGTGGTTCGGCTATCAACATTACGGCGTGGAGCCTGATTTCGTGACCATGGCCAAGGGTGTGGCCTCTGGTTATGCCGCGATTGCCTGCTGCGTGACGAACGAGCGCGTCTTTGAGATGTTCAAGGATGACACCACCGATCCGCTCAACTACTTCCGCGATATTTCGACCTTTGGGGGCTGCACCGCGGGCCCTGCGGCAGCGCTGGAGTGTTTCCGTATTATCGAAGATGAAAACCTCTTGGAGAACACCACTAAGATGGGCGCGCGTATGGTTGCCAATCTTTGGGAGCTTGCCGAGCATCACAAAGTCATCGGTGACGTGCGCGGGCTTGGACTTTTCTGTGGGGCTGAGCTTGTGAGCGACCGTGCCACCAAAGAGCCGATGGACGAAAAGCTTGTGGCGCAGGTTGTGGCAGAGTGTGGTGCGATGGGTGTGATCATCGGGGCGACCAATCGCTCGATCCCAGGCTTTAACAACACGCTTTGTTTCTCGCCTGCGCTGATCAGCACGGAAGACGACATTGACCAGATTTGTGAGACTGTCGGCAAGGCGCTAGGCAAGGTCTTTGGCTGA
- a CDS encoding GNAT family protein: protein MADIVNELGQPIGWPVATDLPRPRPEKVRLEGRFCSLVPLDVEAHGGQLWEAFSADMTGVDWTYLPVAPIETEADFGVFLRAAEASEDPLYFTVLNAEGRAVGHATYLRIDPANGVIEVGYIHFSPLMQRTPMSTEAMYLMMAYVFETLGYRRYEWKCDALNAPSLAAAKRLGFTFEGVFRQAVVYKGRNRDTAWLSVLDSEWPALKARFERWLDVENFDSKGRQRTRL from the coding sequence TTGGCTGATATTGTGAATGAGCTGGGCCAGCCTATCGGCTGGCCTGTTGCAACCGATCTGCCAAGGCCTAGGCCTGAAAAGGTAAGGCTTGAGGGGCGGTTTTGTTCTTTGGTTCCGCTTGATGTCGAGGCGCATGGAGGACAGCTCTGGGAAGCGTTTTCGGCCGATATGACAGGGGTAGACTGGACGTATTTGCCAGTAGCACCGATTGAGACTGAGGCTGACTTTGGTGTCTTTTTGCGCGCAGCTGAGGCGAGCGAAGATCCACTTTATTTCACGGTTTTGAACGCAGAAGGGCGTGCCGTTGGTCATGCGACATATCTTAGGATCGACCCTGCGAATGGCGTGATTGAAGTTGGCTACATTCATTTTTCACCACTGATGCAGCGCACGCCCATGAGCACAGAGGCGATGTATCTGATGATGGCCTATGTCTTTGAGACACTGGGCTACAGGCGCTATGAGTGGAAGTGTGATGCTTTGAACGCACCATCGCTTGCGGCGGCGAAGCGACTTGGATTTACGTTTGAAGGCGTGTTTCGGCAGGCTGTTGTCTACAAAGGACGCAACCGAGATACGGCTTGGCTTTCGGTTTTGGACAGTGAGTGGCCCGCTTTGAAAGCGCGGTTTGAGCGTTGGTTGGACGTTGAGAACTTTGACAGCAAAGGGCGGCAGAGGACACGACTGTAG